A single region of the Mesotoga sp. BH458_6_3_2_1 genome encodes:
- a CDS encoding chromosome segregation protein SMC, whose amino-acid sequence MDNIDQLLKRFFNALEQHTADGIDEETIAQILHKEFDGSEREMLITVLDSLFGEVTKMAENPKDYFFSNEQEKLDKYLEEKDRKVDHTD is encoded by the coding sequence ATGGACAATATTGATCAATTGCTAAAGAGGTTCTTTAATGCACTCGAGCAGCATACTGCCGATGGAATTGATGAAGAGACGATCGCCCAGATACTTCATAAAGAGTTTGACGGTTCAGAGAGAGAAATGCTTATTACCGTACTTGATTCTCTATTCGGAGAGGTTACGAAAATGGCGGAGAACCCGAAGGACTACTTCTTCAGCAATGAGCAAGAAAAACTCGACAAGTATCTGGAGGAAAAGGATAGAAAGGTTGATCATACAGACTAA
- a CDS encoding DUF368 domain-containing protein → MLYVVFIGFLMGLANLIPGVSGGTIALLGGLYERFVGSISMLTALKIRREEILFLIELVIGIVTGIFGFSALIDLSLSTVPSLMYGIFSGLVIGGIPVVFKRIEKLGISALLSMAVGASVVILISLLSPSAGGVSLTDHGAISLIYDTVAGFFGASAMVLPGLSGAFILLIMGEYARAISAIKSFDLVIIAFIGVGVILGVLFVSRLLRYLMKKFRSETFAFLLGLMIGSIPDLITRPGKNTDLTLIVSGVILGVLVSYLLALLEKRNKIQV, encoded by the coding sequence GTGCTCTATGTAGTCTTTATTGGTTTCCTCATGGGTCTTGCCAATCTCATTCCAGGCGTTAGCGGTGGAACTATTGCTCTACTGGGGGGGCTATATGAACGTTTTGTAGGTTCTATATCGATGCTTACAGCTCTCAAGATTCGTAGAGAAGAGATTCTCTTCTTGATAGAGCTTGTCATCGGTATCGTTACAGGAATCTTTGGGTTCTCAGCTCTTATTGATCTTTCTCTTTCAACCGTCCCTTCACTTATGTACGGGATATTCTCAGGACTTGTGATAGGAGGCATTCCAGTAGTTTTCAAACGAATCGAGAAACTAGGCATCAGCGCATTACTTTCGATGGCAGTGGGAGCCTCGGTTGTTATTCTTATATCACTCCTAAGTCCCAGTGCTGGAGGCGTTTCACTCACCGACCACGGCGCAATTAGTCTGATCTATGATACAGTCGCTGGCTTCTTCGGGGCTTCAGCTATGGTACTTCCAGGGCTTAGCGGAGCATTTATTCTTCTGATTATGGGAGAGTACGCCAGGGCCATCTCCGCAATCAAGAGCTTCGACCTGGTCATCATTGCTTTCATTGGGGTAGGTGTGATCCTGGGAGTGTTATTCGTAAGCAGACTTCTTAGATACTTGATGAAGAAGTTTCGCAGTGAGACTTTTGCCTTCCTTCTCGGCCTAATGATAGGTTCAATACCCGATCTAATCACTAGACCGGGAAAGAATACTGATCTCACATTAATTGTTTCAGGAGTCATTTTGGGCGTTCTTGTTTCTTATCTTCTCGCCTTACTTGAAAAAAGAAACAAGATTCAAGTCTAG
- a CDS encoding lipopolysaccharide assembly protein LapB: MCGFVANEKQKVVGDSLKDKTVLVYLPLKPEIAKANNLPVKLPVLVEDMKYITDRDRIDLDVIIRGLEAQNRIEQNDYYESYLLYYYFEAFKRALNSGNLEEAGQFLEKTARVKKDYRYHFYLGLLLREEEKIELSEIELKKSVEMNEEFYIGHYELGRLLQIQEEYEDAVSSYMKSIEKSGGQFSLPLVATIDCFISKGEYETALEIIERVKKGFPLFADVLLRKGVVLNEIQKYSLAEEAFTDCIGLANDWKSFYNRAYSRARQGKLFAALEDLRTAYDLSRNTEILYEMAIAEKNIGMLEDSLSHCESYYSNTKDEKALVLRARILDMMGEYDTALETLDDTLLELRNSILLHKSMAEGEIACNLSFQDAISESFYSYLMKNYRDSRLTEPSFLESGEINVENLMAFLSDANDENIIRRVSDFFEGMIPRETREITLSEVGLFTEMISHLDFLPSQQDYLSYLMAFIVSGNGRTTAIFRTLVYLLRWALSEFPFRIELFVDEYLEELKDLDFDFALKIAKLIEYGGTDIDTLQEEARTDPEDVTLAIINALDKGTISDLKIQDESLNRYIIRLSGIGGK, from the coding sequence ATGTGCGGGTTTGTAGCAAATGAGAAGCAGAAGGTAGTTGGTGATTCTTTGAAAGACAAGACGGTCTTGGTTTATCTTCCATTGAAACCGGAAATCGCGAAGGCAAACAATCTCCCAGTGAAGCTGCCTGTCCTGGTTGAAGATATGAAGTACATAACAGACAGGGACAGAATTGATCTCGATGTAATCATTAGGGGACTCGAAGCCCAGAATAGGATCGAGCAGAATGACTATTACGAATCGTACCTTCTTTACTATTACTTTGAAGCCTTTAAGAGAGCCTTAAATTCAGGCAATCTTGAAGAAGCAGGTCAATTTCTCGAGAAGACAGCCAGAGTTAAAAAAGATTACAGATATCACTTTTATCTCGGCCTGTTGCTTAGAGAGGAAGAGAAAATTGAGCTGTCGGAGATTGAGCTCAAGAAGTCGGTCGAGATGAACGAAGAGTTCTACATCGGGCACTACGAACTTGGAAGGCTTCTACAGATTCAGGAGGAGTACGAAGATGCAGTTTCCTCTTACATGAAGTCTATTGAGAAGTCCGGAGGTCAGTTCTCACTTCCCCTGGTCGCCACGATTGACTGCTTCATTTCTAAGGGTGAGTATGAAACAGCGCTGGAGATAATTGAAAGAGTGAAGAAGGGATTTCCTCTTTTCGCGGATGTGCTTCTAAGAAAGGGCGTAGTACTTAACGAAATTCAGAAGTATTCTCTTGCCGAGGAGGCTTTCACCGATTGCATCGGCCTAGCGAATGACTGGAAAAGCTTCTATAATCGCGCTTATTCAAGGGCGAGGCAGGGAAAGCTTTTCGCAGCCCTTGAGGACTTGAGAACTGCTTATGATCTCAGCAGGAATACGGAAATTCTATACGAAATGGCGATAGCAGAGAAGAACATCGGAATGCTTGAAGATTCACTTTCTCACTGCGAAAGCTACTACAGCAATACAAAGGACGAGAAGGCTCTCGTGTTGAGGGCCAGAATTCTTGACATGATGGGCGAATACGACACGGCTCTCGAGACCCTTGATGATACACTCCTTGAGTTAAGAAATTCAATACTGCTGCACAAGTCTATGGCAGAGGGTGAGATTGCATGCAATCTCAGCTTTCAAGATGCGATCAGTGAGTCTTTCTACAGTTATCTGATGAAGAATTATCGAGATTCACGGTTAACTGAACCCAGTTTCCTGGAATCGGGAGAAATCAACGTTGAAAATCTGATGGCCTTTCTTTCGGATGCGAATGATGAAAACATAATCCGAAGAGTCTCAGACTTCTTTGAAGGAATGATTCCACGAGAAACTAGGGAAATCACGTTGTCCGAGGTCGGCCTCTTTACCGAGATGATTTCTCATCTAGATTTTCTTCCTTCCCAGCAAGATTACCTTTCATACCTCATGGCTTTCATAGTTTCAGGCAACGGAAGAACCACCGCAATATTCAGAACACTGGTTTATCTGCTGAGATGGGCTTTGTCCGAATTTCCTTTCAGGATAGAGTTGTTTGTCGACGAGTACCTTGAGGAACTAAAGGATCTTGATTTCGATTTCGCACTGAAAATCGCAAAACTGATTGAGTATGGTGGGACCGACATTGATACCCTTCAAGAGGAGGCTCGCACCGACCCTGAAGATGTCACGCTTGCGATTATAAATGCACTGGATAAGGGAACCATCAGCGATTTGAAGATCCAAGACGAATCGCTTAACAGGTACATAATCAGACTTTCTGGAATAGGAGGAAAATGA
- the tyrS gene encoding tyrosine--tRNA ligase → MGPEEQLKELSKNHVSLISEEELLEKLKKKCSLRVKLGVDPSRPDLHLGHAVVLRKLRLFQEFGHQVVLIIGDFTARIGDPSGRSKTRPMLSREEAKANAESYSNQAFKILNRDLTEIRFNSEWLDAMSFEDVIRLSSKYTVARMLERHDFARRYSENEPIGVSEFLYPLAQAYDSVVVKADVEIGGDDQFFNLVVGRKIQEEYGLEAQAILTVPLIEGTDGKLKMSKSYDNYIAFEDSPRDMFGKVMSIPDSLMMKYFRLLTNKSDAELAEYDRELLNKAVNPRDIKLALGVEITSQFYGREIALNAEREFVNIFRNKELPEEMPEIKLPAESISIVDLLVSHANISSRSEARRLIDQGGVRVNDEVLDDIHSVLDVSDGDVLRIGKKRFYRLVKC, encoded by the coding sequence GTGGGGCCTGAGGAACAGCTAAAGGAGCTTTCTAAGAATCATGTTTCGCTAATCTCAGAGGAAGAGCTTCTTGAGAAGCTTAAGAAAAAGTGTTCTTTAAGGGTTAAGCTTGGTGTGGATCCGTCCAGACCAGATCTTCATTTGGGTCACGCTGTAGTATTGAGGAAACTTCGGCTTTTCCAGGAGTTTGGTCATCAAGTGGTTCTCATTATTGGCGATTTCACAGCTAGAATTGGTGATCCTTCAGGGAGATCAAAGACAAGACCCATGCTTTCCAGGGAGGAGGCCAAAGCGAATGCCGAATCCTATAGCAATCAGGCTTTCAAGATTCTAAACAGAGATCTTACTGAAATCCGATTTAATTCCGAATGGCTGGATGCTATGAGTTTTGAAGATGTGATACGACTTTCTTCCAAGTACACTGTCGCAAGGATGTTGGAGAGACACGACTTCGCAAGGAGATACTCGGAAAACGAACCAATAGGTGTATCTGAGTTTCTTTACCCTCTTGCTCAGGCTTACGATTCCGTCGTGGTTAAGGCAGATGTGGAAATTGGCGGCGATGATCAGTTCTTCAATCTTGTGGTGGGCAGAAAGATTCAAGAGGAGTACGGACTTGAGGCTCAGGCGATTCTCACCGTCCCTCTCATTGAAGGCACTGACGGGAAACTGAAGATGTCAAAGAGCTACGACAACTACATAGCTTTCGAGGACTCCCCGAGGGATATGTTTGGAAAGGTAATGTCCATACCAGATTCTTTGATGATGAAGTATTTCAGATTGCTTACCAATAAGAGTGATGCCGAACTTGCTGAATATGACAGAGAACTTCTGAATAAGGCAGTTAATCCGCGAGATATAAAATTGGCACTAGGTGTTGAGATCACGTCCCAGTTCTATGGGAGAGAGATAGCGCTGAATGCTGAAAGAGAATTCGTAAATATATTCAGAAACAAAGAGCTTCCTGAAGAGATGCCGGAAATAAAACTTCCGGCAGAGAGTATTTCAATTGTCGATCTTCTCGTCTCTCATGCTAATATTTCATCAAGAAGTGAAGCAAGAAGGTTGATAGATCAGGGCGGAGTGAGAGTGAATGACGAAGTTCTCGATGATATTCATTCCGTTCTCGATGTTTCCGATGGAGATGTTCTTAGAATCGGAAAAAAGCGTTTCTATCGCCTTGTCAAGTGCTGA
- a CDS encoding S-layer homology domain-containing protein, which translates to MKKLSILALVVVTFASLVLGVEYSDLSEYHWAYDSVIKTTAGGLFIGFPDGTFRGSEDVTRYQLAMTLARFMDYSDAGDAKLQEVVFSLTKKVAGLSLEISDNKKNLVDLTAELRALEATVASLKQNGMSGDFVSLKTFDDAIAFLYDEIDRLSAEAVSANDGIWLINEKLSAMSGVPSDIESLKNRATDLEVTVKLLGQAIANLKKDENEQNDEVAALSSRLGVSENVMNSLTADLFALRRGMATKADLADLEAKLSGEMPDLEPYVTNEELNDKLSLMYTRILMIQDSIAKMPEVKYYDTEIEEIEVALFGIDETMEVLFDQVDLNIARLDSLDNQLSELKTELSAKASSGDVDTLKGRVTDLEVLSRMLSNAVISANKRISELNYVTPDQLAAKMNFLYTKLGLTEEKLKAEINVLADEVIMVKNEVAGNYEMLEVAFDQIDANIAVLDEHADMIASIEGRTASLEGKVGVLEEEVDSLKSITNTMAIQMFKLDRNKADKTALAAAETRISALEENDVALESKISALEDTQKQNIINTNAAIILSFVALAFGAVGLILK; encoded by the coding sequence ATGAAGAAGCTTTCTATACTGGCGCTAGTCGTTGTTACCTTCGCGAGCCTGGTCTTGGGTGTTGAGTACAGCGATTTGTCAGAGTATCACTGGGCCTACGATAGCGTTATTAAGACGACAGCCGGTGGATTGTTCATTGGTTTCCCCGATGGCACATTCAGAGGTAGTGAAGATGTTACTCGTTACCAACTGGCTATGACTCTTGCCAGGTTTATGGATTATTCTGATGCCGGGGATGCTAAGCTCCAAGAAGTAGTCTTTTCGCTCACTAAGAAAGTTGCAGGACTTTCCTTGGAGATCTCTGACAACAAGAAGAATTTGGTTGATTTAACGGCGGAACTGAGGGCACTCGAAGCAACGGTCGCATCTCTGAAACAAAATGGAATGTCTGGAGACTTCGTGTCGTTGAAAACCTTCGATGACGCGATCGCATTCCTTTATGATGAGATCGACAGACTCTCCGCGGAAGCGGTCAGCGCGAATGATGGAATTTGGCTCATTAACGAAAAGCTAAGCGCAATGAGTGGAGTTCCATCGGACATCGAATCTCTCAAGAACAGGGCAACCGATCTTGAAGTAACCGTCAAACTTCTAGGACAGGCCATTGCCAACCTTAAGAAGGATGAGAACGAACAGAATGATGAGGTTGCAGCGCTTAGTTCGAGACTCGGTGTTTCTGAGAATGTTATGAACAGTTTGACTGCTGATCTATTCGCACTTAGGAGAGGGATGGCCACTAAGGCTGATCTAGCCGATCTTGAGGCAAAGCTGTCGGGCGAAATGCCTGATCTTGAGCCTTATGTGACCAATGAGGAGTTAAATGACAAGCTTTCTCTTATGTACACAAGGATCCTCATGATCCAGGACAGCATTGCCAAGATGCCCGAAGTCAAGTACTATGACACTGAAATTGAAGAGATTGAAGTAGCTCTATTTGGGATTGACGAGACCATGGAAGTTCTATTTGATCAGGTTGACCTGAACATTGCGAGACTTGATTCTCTGGACAACCAGCTTTCTGAATTGAAGACAGAGCTTTCGGCAAAGGCTTCGTCCGGTGACGTAGATACTCTGAAAGGGAGAGTCACCGATCTTGAAGTTCTATCTAGGATGTTGAGCAATGCCGTAATTTCTGCTAATAAGAGAATCTCTGAGCTGAACTATGTGACTCCTGATCAGCTGGCTGCCAAAATGAACTTCCTTTACACGAAGCTTGGACTGACCGAAGAGAAATTGAAAGCAGAGATCAATGTTCTAGCTGACGAAGTCATTATGGTGAAAAATGAAGTCGCTGGCAATTACGAAATGTTGGAAGTCGCATTCGATCAAATCGATGCTAACATTGCGGTTCTTGACGAACATGCCGATATGATCGCTTCTATTGAAGGCAGAACAGCTTCTCTTGAGGGAAAAGTCGGAGTCCTAGAGGAAGAAGTTGACAGCTTGAAGAGTATTACCAACACAATGGCGATTCAGATGTTCAAGCTCGACAGGAACAAGGCAGACAAGACTGCTCTTGCAGCTGCAGAAACGAGGATCTCTGCGCTTGAAGAGAATGACGTGGCCTTGGAAAGCAAGATATCGGCTCTGGAAGACACACAGAAGCAGAACATAATCAATACAAATGCAGCCATAATTCTCTCTTTTGTAGCACTAGCATTTGGAGCCGTAGGGTTAATCCTGAAATGA
- the secG gene encoding preprotein translocase subunit SecG: MVVLAYVLISLHIAISVGLGIAVMLQMSKSAELGGALGGGASHTMFGRKKGLDTMGKITLGLAIGFMVNSILIAFVISRAFGA; this comes from the coding sequence ATGGTTGTTCTTGCTTACGTACTTATTTCTCTACACATTGCAATAAGTGTAGGGCTTGGAATTGCTGTAATGCTCCAGATGTCGAAATCAGCCGAGCTTGGTGGAGCTCTTGGAGGCGGTGCTTCTCACACCATGTTTGGAAGAAAGAAAGGGCTGGATACCATGGGAAAGATCACATTAGGTCTTGCTATTGGATTCATGGTGAACAGCATTCTTATTGCATTTGTGATTTCCAGAGCATTTGGCGCTTAA